The following are encoded in a window of Lactobacillus intestinalis genomic DNA:
- a CDS encoding SDR family NAD(P)-dependent oxidoreductase: MSDSLRNKVVVVTGASSGIGRSIVLESAGRGATVILIARRKERLEEIAAEARELSGAKAYVFPTDMGKSDEIGATFNKMIKVVKHIDYLVNCAGFGIFENFEESDFQDTTNMFQVNVLGLMYFTRLVGRVMMSQKSGQIVNFGSMAGKVPTTKSAAYSATKAAVIQFSNVLRLELKPFGVKVMTVNPGPVYTNFFNIADSTGNYVKNVEEFMLDPDDVAWQVVHFFGSDKRELNLPLSLAFLAKLYNLFPTIGDRISLDFASRK; the protein is encoded by the coding sequence ATGAGTGATTCATTAAGAAATAAAGTTGTTGTTGTGACAGGTGCTTCAAGTGGCATCGGTCGTTCTATTGTGCTAGAAAGTGCAGGTAGAGGAGCAACTGTAATTTTGATTGCAAGAAGAAAAGAACGTCTTGAAGAAATTGCAGCCGAAGCTCGTGAATTATCTGGCGCTAAGGCTTATGTTTTTCCAACAGATATGGGAAAATCTGACGAAATTGGTGCTACTTTTAATAAAATGATCAAGGTAGTAAAGCATATTGATTATCTTGTTAATTGCGCAGGATTTGGGATTTTTGAGAATTTTGAAGAAAGTGATTTCCAAGATACTACTAATATGTTCCAAGTAAATGTGCTTGGTTTGATGTACTTTACTCGCTTGGTGGGTCGTGTAATGATGAGCCAAAAGAGCGGCCAAATCGTTAACTTTGGTTCTATGGCAGGAAAAGTTCCTACCACCAAATCAGCGGCTTATAGTGCTACTAAGGCAGCAGTTATTCAATTTTCAAATGTGTTGCGCTTAGAATTAAAACCATTTGGCGTTAAAGTTATGACTGTAAATCCGGGCCCTGTATACACTAACTTCTTTAATATTGCTGATAGTACGGGGAATTACGTAAAAAATGTAGAAGAATTTATGCTTGATCCTGATGATGTGGCTTGGCAAGTAGTTCATTTCTTTGGTAGTGATAAGCGTGAACTGAATTTGCCTTTAAGCTTAGCTTTTCTTGCTAAACTGTATAACTTATTCCCAACAATTGGCGATCGTATTTCTTTAGATTTTGCTTCTAGAAAGTAG
- the rnz gene encoding ribonuclease Z: protein MELQFLGTGAGQPSKQRNVSSLALKLLDELNEIWLFDVGEATQHQILKTNIRLRKVTRIFISHNHGDHIFGLPGLLATRSFQGDVGPITVYGPPGLEQFVKTALRVSRTKVSYPIKFVELTEGGLIYQGKGFRVYTEKLDHRVSSFGYRVVEDSRPGELLMSKLEKYNIPNGPLLGKLKNGEQIVLSDGTVLDGKEFLGPERPGRIVTIIYDTRSTPNIAKLAQNADVLVHESTFAGNESKLAHSYYHSTAVEAATVARDNGVKRLYLDHISARYLGSKAKQLEKQARKVFAHTKLVNDFDRVNIPMKGTD, encoded by the coding sequence ATGGAATTACAATTTTTAGGTACTGGAGCGGGACAACCTTCAAAGCAAAGAAATGTATCAAGTCTGGCTTTGAAACTCCTAGATGAATTAAATGAGATTTGGTTGTTTGATGTAGGGGAGGCTACTCAACATCAAATTTTAAAAACAAATATCAGATTACGCAAAGTAACTAGAATATTTATTTCACATAATCATGGTGATCATATTTTTGGATTGCCGGGGTTACTTGCAACACGCTCTTTTCAAGGGGATGTAGGTCCAATTACTGTTTATGGGCCACCAGGACTAGAGCAATTTGTTAAAACAGCCCTCCGGGTTTCACGAACTAAGGTATCTTATCCAATTAAGTTTGTTGAACTAACAGAAGGTGGCTTAATTTATCAAGGAAAAGGCTTTAGAGTATATACAGAAAAACTTGATCACCGAGTGTCTAGTTTTGGATATCGAGTAGTTGAAGATTCCCGTCCTGGAGAACTTTTAATGAGTAAATTAGAAAAGTACAATATTCCTAACGGTCCCTTACTAGGAAAGTTAAAAAATGGCGAACAAATTGTTTTGTCTGATGGGACTGTGTTAGATGGTAAGGAATTTTTGGGACCAGAAAGACCAGGTCGAATAGTTACTATTATCTATGATACGCGCTCAACTCCGAATATTGCTAAGTTAGCTCAAAATGCTGATGTATTGGTTCATGAGTCTACCTTTGCAGGTAATGAGTCTAAGTTAGCTCACTCATATTACCATTCAACTGCAGTTGAAGCTGCTACAGTTGCGCGCGATAATGGGGTAAAAAGACTATACTTGGATCATATTTCAGCTAGATATTTAGGTTCAAAGGCTAAACAGCTTGAGAAACAAGCACGCAAGGTCTTCGCTCATACTAAGTTAGTTAATGATTTTGATCGGGTTAATATTCCAATGAAAGGTACAGACTGA
- a CDS encoding acyltransferase family protein translates to MKKNRFITGYSGLRALAVIGVILYHLDPNTFIGGYLGVPIFFVLSGYLVTDHMLKSYAQQGSYNNRHFYINRIKKLYPQLITLLWLCSAYIFVFQRNLLAKLNQVVMTNLLSVYNFWQISNGQSYFERFAANESPFTHLWTMSIEGQFYILWPLVIFLLVKFVKKKKNIFWILFGLSIASALEMMVLYLTGADINRIYYGTDTRFFALGLGASLAVIWPVERLRTNISKRDSRLLDLVGLGSFILILMMFCSKAVNPQSAFTYCGGMFIFTVLVTVFAAIIAHPGSHWNQWLTNPLFKWIGSRSYGIYLYQFPVMIFFEDKVTDLADHVMLYHTIEVVLILLLSEVTYRFIERPMGHITFDKVKIYIQKVLNSNEKDYVKRAQVAIFSLIFLLGSIGITVSPSVKAEDFNKSQLAKRIESNGKKQSKENKKLIAKLKKDKAKQPARSKMVKEAEINAKKHPINKKFEKYGISQVDLQLANNLQVTAIGDSVMAGSSDDLKKLMPKALIDAAVSRQLNVAFGLIDKYKNEHVLANNILIGLGTNGPFSMDDVDHLMKEVGPKRHVYWINTLVPTRQWQGQVNDLLKQASKKYPNLTVIDWYSYAKKHPNWFYGDKTHPNPVGSKYYSAYIAKVMVKHLK, encoded by the coding sequence ATGAAAAAGAATCGGTTTATTACAGGATATTCTGGACTTAGAGCATTAGCAGTTATTGGGGTAATTTTATATCACTTAGACCCTAATACTTTTATAGGAGGGTATCTTGGGGTACCGATCTTTTTTGTTTTATCAGGATATTTAGTAACTGACCATATGTTGAAGTCTTATGCTCAACAAGGGAGTTACAATAATCGCCATTTCTATATTAATCGAATCAAAAAGCTATATCCGCAATTAATTACATTATTGTGGTTGTGTTCAGCTTATATTTTTGTATTTCAGCGCAATTTGTTAGCTAAATTAAATCAAGTTGTGATGACCAATTTGTTGAGCGTGTATAATTTTTGGCAGATATCAAACGGGCAAAGCTATTTTGAACGTTTTGCGGCTAATGAATCTCCATTTACACATTTATGGACGATGTCGATTGAAGGCCAATTTTATATCTTGTGGCCATTAGTCATTTTCTTACTGGTTAAGTTTGTTAAGAAAAAGAAGAATATCTTTTGGATTCTCTTTGGTTTATCCATTGCTTCGGCTTTAGAGATGATGGTTTTATATTTAACTGGCGCCGATATTAATCGAATTTATTATGGGACTGATACCCGTTTCTTTGCTTTAGGTCTAGGAGCATCTCTGGCAGTTATATGGCCAGTAGAAAGACTGCGAACTAATATCTCTAAGCGTGACAGTCGATTGTTAGATTTAGTAGGATTAGGAAGCTTTATTTTAATTTTAATGATGTTTTGCAGTAAAGCAGTAAATCCTCAATCTGCGTTTACGTATTGTGGGGGGATGTTTATCTTTACAGTTTTAGTAACTGTATTTGCTGCAATTATTGCTCATCCTGGTAGTCATTGGAATCAGTGGCTGACTAATCCGTTGTTTAAGTGGATTGGTTCAAGAAGTTATGGAATTTATTTGTATCAATTTCCAGTAATGATTTTCTTTGAAGATAAAGTAACGGATTTAGCAGATCATGTAATGCTATACCATACTATCGAAGTAGTATTAATCTTACTATTGAGTGAAGTGACTTATCGTTTTATTGAACGTCCAATGGGTCATATTACTTTTGATAAGGTAAAAATTTATATTCAAAAAGTTCTTAACTCTAATGAAAAAGATTATGTAAAAAGAGCCCAAGTAGCAATTTTTTCTCTGATTTTTTTATTAGGTTCTATTGGAATTACAGTTTCGCCATCAGTTAAAGCGGAAGATTTTAATAAGAGTCAATTGGCTAAAAGAATAGAATCCAATGGTAAAAAACAATCTAAAGAAAACAAGAAATTAATTGCGAAATTGAAGAAAGATAAAGCTAAACAACCTGCTAGATCTAAAATGGTTAAAGAAGCTGAAATTAATGCTAAAAAGCATCCCATTAATAAGAAATTCGAAAAATATGGAATTTCTCAAGTTGATTTACAATTAGCTAACAATCTGCAAGTTACTGCAATTGGTGATTCAGTTATGGCTGGATCTAGTGACGATTTGAAAAAATTAATGCCTAAGGCTTTAATTGATGCAGCTGTTTCCAGACAATTAAATGTCGCATTTGGTTTGATTGATAAATATAAAAATGAGCACGTATTAGCAAATAATATTTTGATTGGATTAGGGACTAATGGTCCTTTTTCAATGGATGATGTTGATCATTTGATGAAAGAAGTTGGGCCTAAACGACATGTATATTGGATTAATACATTAGTTCCAACTCGTCAGTGGCAAGGTCAAGTTAATGATTTATTGAAACAGGCAAGTAAAAAATATCCTAATTTAACAGTGATAGATTGGTATTCGTATGCTAAAAAACATCCTAATTGGTTCTATGGAGATAAGACACATCCAAATCCAGTAGGATCTAAGTATTACAGTGCATATATTGCAAAAGTGATGGTTAAACATTTAAAATAG
- the obgE gene encoding GTPase ObgE, giving the protein MPTFVDQTKIEVQAGKGGDGMVAFRHEKYVPNGGPAGGDGGRGGSIIFVADSGLRTLMDFRYRRKFKADNGENGRIKSQYGRGAKDLYLKVPVGTTVYDFETGEVIGDLVENKQELVVAHGGRGGRGNIHFATSVNTAPEIAENGEPGEDRVLRLELKMLADVGLVGFPSVGKSTLLSVVTKAKPKIASYSFTTLTPNLGMVILPDGRDFSMADLPGLIEGASQGVGLGIQFLRHIERTKVILHLVSMDPNNGREAIEDYHTIRNELASYDQDLSKKRELIVATQMDIPGSEEKLAEFKKALKAEDNNEPVYAISSVTHKGVDKLMQDAATLVEEVEKQKQEEPKVTQKTREYKYQAPKKNEFTVEKVGDHEYVVKGASLERLVQMTNLDHQDGIMRLARKLKNLGVDDALRAKGAVDGDDVAIGDFSFEFVQ; this is encoded by the coding sequence ATGCCAACATTTGTAGATCAAACAAAAATTGAAGTTCAAGCCGGTAAAGGCGGCGATGGTATGGTCGCTTTCCGCCATGAAAAATACGTTCCAAATGGCGGACCAGCTGGCGGTGATGGTGGCCGTGGTGGTAGTATCATCTTTGTAGCTGATAGTGGTTTGCGTACTTTGATGGATTTTCGTTATCGAAGAAAATTCAAAGCTGATAATGGCGAAAACGGTAGAATTAAATCTCAATATGGTCGTGGCGCTAAGGACTTATATTTAAAAGTTCCAGTTGGTACAACAGTTTATGACTTTGAAACTGGAGAAGTAATTGGCGATTTAGTAGAAAATAAACAAGAATTAGTTGTGGCTCATGGCGGCCGCGGAGGTCGTGGTAACATTCACTTTGCAACGAGTGTAAATACTGCACCTGAAATTGCTGAAAATGGTGAACCAGGTGAAGATCGTGTTCTACGCTTAGAACTTAAGATGCTTGCTGACGTAGGATTAGTTGGTTTTCCTTCAGTTGGTAAATCAACTTTACTTTCTGTAGTAACCAAAGCAAAGCCAAAGATTGCCTCTTATTCATTTACTACTTTAACCCCTAATTTAGGAATGGTAATTTTGCCTGATGGACGTGATTTTTCAATGGCAGACTTACCAGGATTAATTGAAGGTGCAAGCCAAGGAGTTGGACTAGGAATTCAATTCTTACGTCACATTGAACGAACTAAAGTGATTTTGCACTTAGTGTCAATGGATCCTAATAATGGAAGAGAAGCAATTGAAGATTATCACACAATTAGAAATGAGCTGGCTAGCTATGATCAAGACTTATCTAAAAAGCGTGAATTGATTGTTGCTACTCAAATGGATATTCCAGGTTCTGAAGAAAAATTAGCAGAGTTTAAAAAGGCCTTAAAGGCAGAAGATAATAATGAACCTGTTTATGCCATTTCCAGCGTAACTCATAAAGGCGTAGATAAGTTGATGCAAGATGCAGCTACTCTAGTTGAAGAAGTTGAAAAACAAAAGCAAGAAGAGCCTAAAGTTACTCAAAAGACTAGAGAATACAAATATCAAGCACCTAAGAAAAATGAATTTACTGTTGAAAAAGTTGGCGATCACGAATATGTAGTTAAAGGTGCTAGCTTAGAAAGACTAGTTCAAATGACTAATTTGGATCACCAAGATGGTATTATGCGTTTGGCAAGAAAGCTCAAGAATTTAGGTGTGGATGACGCTTTACGTGCCAAGGGTGCTGTTGATGGTGATGATGTTGCAATCGGTGACTTTAGTTTTGAATTTGTACAATAG
- the uvrC gene encoding excinuclease ABC subunit UvrC: MATELIENKLKLLPEKPGCYLMKDINGTVIYVGKSKNLKNRVRSYFKSKQVGRRKELVKEIRDYDIITVSTDKEAFLLEITLIKKYQPYYNVQLKQGTGYPYIEITHEHDPQTRLTSVVHKDGGYYFGPYPNVYAAQATLKFIQKVFPLRRCHGKQGRPCLYHHMGQCLGACFKDVPKEVYDEQIQKIKRFLNGDIASVKQDLIQKMQEASTNLEFERAAEIRDQLKYIEETVEKQKIISNDSTQRDIFNFYVDKSWISIQIFFFRQAKLLRRETRMFALTDENDPEDEFASFIAQFYNQKNRVLPKEILVPEGLDNEGLAEILGVKVRTPKRGQKRELLTMAKENAKLKLDDKFRLLELGNRKTKGAQKEIFDALSLPYGHVIESFDHSHIQGADPVSALVVFKDGEPDKTAYRKFKLKGEVEHQNGADELRNTREVVRRRYGRLLKEHKKMPDLILMDGGQIQVEACQDVLRNELNLDIPVAGMVKDDKHRTNHLIYGDPFNGNPYRLVPLDPKSQGFYLMTRIQDEVHRFAITFHRRTHAKNALSSKLDSIKGIGPKSRNKLLRKFGSLKKIKEASIDELRDAGLTLTQAQTVKLTL, from the coding sequence ATGGCAACGGAATTAATTGAAAATAAGTTGAAGCTTTTACCGGAAAAGCCAGGTTGCTATTTAATGAAGGATATTAATGGCACCGTAATTTATGTGGGAAAATCTAAGAATCTTAAAAATCGTGTACGGTCCTATTTTAAGAGTAAGCAAGTAGGGCGACGTAAGGAATTAGTTAAAGAAATTCGTGATTACGATATCATCACTGTATCTACCGATAAAGAGGCTTTTTTATTAGAGATTACTTTAATTAAAAAATATCAGCCTTATTACAATGTTCAATTAAAACAAGGAACCGGATATCCTTATATTGAAATAACGCATGAGCATGACCCACAAACTAGATTAACTAGTGTGGTTCATAAAGATGGTGGCTATTATTTTGGCCCTTATCCTAATGTATATGCAGCTCAGGCAACTTTAAAATTTATTCAAAAAGTTTTTCCATTAAGACGTTGTCATGGCAAACAGGGACGACCATGTCTTTATCATCATATGGGACAATGTCTAGGAGCTTGTTTTAAAGATGTGCCTAAGGAAGTTTACGATGAGCAGATCCAGAAGATTAAACGCTTTTTGAATGGTGATATTGCCTCCGTTAAGCAAGATTTGATTCAAAAAATGCAAGAGGCTTCCACTAATTTGGAGTTTGAACGAGCAGCTGAAATTCGAGATCAGCTTAAATATATAGAAGAAACGGTTGAAAAACAGAAGATTATTTCTAATGATAGTACACAAAGAGATATCTTTAATTTCTATGTTGATAAGTCTTGGATTTCAATTCAAATTTTCTTCTTTAGACAGGCAAAATTATTAAGAAGAGAAACTAGGATGTTTGCATTAACTGATGAAAATGATCCTGAGGATGAATTTGCATCGTTTATTGCTCAATTTTATAATCAAAAAAATCGAGTTTTACCTAAGGAGATTTTGGTTCCAGAAGGGCTGGATAATGAAGGATTGGCAGAAATTTTGGGTGTGAAAGTTAGAACGCCAAAAAGAGGACAAAAAAGAGAATTACTCACTATGGCTAAAGAAAATGCCAAATTGAAGCTTGATGATAAGTTTCGTTTATTGGAATTGGGGAACCGAAAGACTAAAGGAGCCCAAAAAGAAATTTTTGATGCTCTATCGCTTCCTTATGGGCATGTGATCGAAAGTTTTGACCATTCACATATTCAGGGGGCTGATCCGGTTTCTGCTTTAGTAGTGTTTAAAGATGGTGAGCCGGATAAGACAGCTTATCGTAAGTTTAAGTTAAAAGGTGAAGTTGAGCATCAAAATGGAGCAGATGAGTTAAGGAATACTCGTGAAGTGGTTCGCCGACGTTATGGACGCCTTTTAAAAGAGCATAAAAAGATGCCTGATTTAATTTTGATGGATGGTGGGCAAATTCAAGTTGAAGCTTGTCAGGATGTTTTAAGAAATGAGCTAAATTTAGATATTCCAGTCGCAGGAATGGTAAAAGATGACAAGCACCGCACTAATCACTTGATTTATGGAGATCCATTTAATGGAAATCCGTATCGTTTAGTTCCACTTGATCCGAAGTCTCAGGGTTTTTATTTAATGACGCGAATTCAAGATGAAGTGCATAGATTTGCGATTACTTTTCATAGACGGACTCATGCGAAAAATGCTCTTTCTAGTAAGTTAGATTCAATTAAGGGAATTGGTCCTAAGAGTCGAAACAAACTTTTAAGAAAATTTGGGTCACTTAAAAAGATTAAAGAGGCTTCTATTGACGAATTACGGGATGCAGGATTGACCTTGACTCAAGCTCAAACTGTAAAATTAACTCTCTGA
- a CDS encoding DedA family protein: MTALIFSFIDHFGYLAVALLIAIENVFPPIPSEVILSFSGFMTSKTSMTTFGLIIASTIGAVVGALILYWIGTLLNADRLEKLFNHTMFKRLGFKKDDVKKSIAWFDKHGVKAIFFGRCIPVVRSLISIPAGIAKVNMRTFLTLTTLGSLIWNSILIFLGSYMGAQWEQIVLIFEEYSLVVITFFIIGIFYFSYYWYKNRIKKT; this comes from the coding sequence ATGACCGCATTAATTTTTTCATTTATCGATCATTTTGGTTATTTAGCTGTTGCATTGCTAATTGCCATTGAAAATGTATTTCCACCAATTCCTTCAGAAGTAATTCTGTCCTTTAGTGGATTTATGACTTCCAAAACTAGTATGACTACTTTTGGATTAATTATTGCTTCCACCATTGGAGCAGTAGTGGGGGCTTTAATTTTATATTGGATTGGAACACTGCTAAATGCAGACCGTCTCGAGAAACTGTTTAATCATACCATGTTTAAGCGTCTTGGATTTAAAAAAGATGATGTAAAAAAATCAATTGCTTGGTTTGATAAACATGGGGTTAAAGCTATCTTTTTTGGACGCTGCATTCCTGTAGTTCGAAGTTTAATCTCAATTCCAGCTGGAATCGCTAAAGTTAATATGCGAACATTTTTAACTTTAACTACTTTGGGCAGTTTAATCTGGAACAGTATTTTAATCTTTCTAGGTTCTTACATGGGCGCTCAATGGGAACAGATAGTTTTAATCTTCGAAGAATACTCACTAGTAGTGATTACATTTTTTATTATCGGGATTTTTTACTTTAGCTACTACTGGTACAAAAATCGAATTAAAAAAACATAA
- a CDS encoding APC family permease, whose translation MKWNIFRKQHVKTYLGKDIKFPRTLSAFDLIAMGVGAVIGTGIFILPGTVAANTAGPGVSLSFLFAAIICALAGMCYAEFASSIPVAGSAYSYGNIIYGEFVGWLMGWALVLEYMLSVATVAAGWSSYFTSFIKPFGLHLPKALSGPFNPSKGVYFDVVAVAVIILIALLLAQGMKNSIKINNLAVVLKIAIILIFIFVGLQFIKPANYTPFLPYKMSGVIKGATTVFFAFLGFDVISSSAAEVKNPQKNMPIGIIGTLAVAVILYMGVSIVLTGMVNYTDLNVANPVSFALQYVHQNWIAELLALGAMLGMATMMLSMIYSSSRLIYAMARDGLLPHHLSKFDDKRNTPQIALVVVTIIIALGAAFFSVEQLTNLVSFGTLFAFTLVSFGILKLRKRTDITNDGFKVPGYPVIPVISGLFCIFMICQLNKDVFIMAGIWLVIGIILYFAYGYNHSQLESKNAEVETE comes from the coding sequence ATGAAATGGAATATTTTTCGAAAGCAACATGTTAAGACATATTTGGGAAAAGATATAAAATTTCCCCGGACATTATCAGCTTTTGATTTAATTGCAATGGGAGTAGGAGCTGTAATTGGAACAGGAATATTTATCCTTCCAGGAACTGTCGCAGCTAACACTGCTGGGCCAGGAGTGAGTTTATCATTTTTATTTGCGGCCATTATTTGTGCTTTAGCTGGAATGTGTTATGCAGAATTCGCTTCTTCCATCCCTGTTGCAGGGAGTGCCTATTCTTATGGTAACATCATCTATGGTGAATTTGTTGGTTGGCTAATGGGGTGGGCTTTAGTTTTAGAATACATGCTGTCTGTGGCAACAGTAGCTGCTGGATGGTCCTCTTACTTTACCTCATTCATTAAACCTTTTGGTCTACACCTTCCAAAAGCTCTCTCAGGTCCTTTCAATCCATCTAAAGGAGTATATTTTGATGTTGTCGCTGTCGCTGTCATCATTTTAATCGCTCTTTTATTAGCGCAGGGAATGAAGAATTCTATTAAGATTAATAATTTAGCAGTTGTCCTAAAAATTGCTATTATTCTAATTTTTATTTTTGTTGGTCTCCAATTTATCAAACCTGCTAATTACACACCATTTTTACCTTATAAAATGTCTGGGGTAATTAAAGGTGCAACAACTGTTTTCTTTGCCTTTTTAGGATTTGACGTTATTTCATCTTCAGCTGCTGAAGTTAAAAATCCTCAAAAGAATATGCCAATTGGTATTATTGGAACCTTGGCAGTAGCTGTAATTCTTTACATGGGTGTATCTATTGTTTTGACCGGGATGGTAAATTACACCGACCTTAACGTGGCCAACCCTGTATCCTTTGCTCTTCAATATGTTCATCAAAATTGGATTGCAGAATTGTTAGCTTTAGGTGCAATGCTGGGAATGGCTACGATGATGCTAAGTATGATCTACTCCAGCTCTCGTTTAATTTATGCAATGGCACGAGACGGATTATTGCCACACCACTTGAGTAAATTTGATGACAAACGCAACACGCCACAAATTGCATTGGTGGTAGTAACCATTATTATCGCCTTAGGGGCAGCATTCTTCTCAGTAGAACAATTAACTAATTTGGTTAGTTTTGGAACTTTATTCGCCTTCACATTAGTAAGTTTCGGTATTTTGAAATTAAGAAAGCGAACTGATATTACTAATGATGGTTTCAAAGTTCCGGGCTATCCAGTAATTCCTGTTATTTCTGGATTATTCTGTATCTTCATGATATGTCAATTAAATAAAGATGTATTTATTATGGCCGGGATTTGGTTAGTTATTGGAATTATTCTTTACTTTGCTTATGGATACAATCACAGTCAATTAGAATCAAAAAATGCTGAAGTAGAAACTGAATAA
- a CDS encoding NAD(P)-dependent oxidoreductase codes for MKKAKILILGEVNDDALAELKEKCEVVKGPEGHRIEDDRQWVIDHIADYDGVIVAKMWFDKEMLDHAKNLKIISTYGVGYDHVDVEYAKSKGIVVSNCPVSVRRPTAELALTLILACARRLHFYDHSIREGVFLDTGNYDNQGFNIEGKTLGIFGMGSIGQLVAQFAQALGMKIIYHNRHQLNEDIEKKLKAKYVDFDTLIKEADFLSLHAPLTNETEHIIDKDVFKKMKKNAFLINTARGALVNEADLLDALKHGEIEGAGLDVFEGEPYINPEFSKLDNTILTPHVGSATHVGRYNLTKEAADNIISFFVDQKAINQVN; via the coding sequence ATGAAAAAAGCAAAAATTTTGATTTTAGGTGAAGTAAACGATGATGCACTTGCTGAATTGAAGGAAAAATGTGAAGTAGTAAAAGGGCCTGAAGGTCATCGCATTGAAGATGATCGTCAATGGGTAATTGATCATATTGCCGATTATGACGGTGTAATTGTTGCAAAAATGTGGTTTGATAAAGAAATGTTAGATCATGCTAAGAATTTAAAAATTATATCTACTTATGGTGTGGGCTACGACCATGTAGATGTTGAATATGCCAAAAGCAAAGGCATTGTTGTTTCAAATTGTCCTGTTAGTGTCCGTCGCCCTACGGCTGAATTAGCCTTAACCTTAATTTTAGCATGTGCTAGACGTCTTCACTTTTATGATCATTCAATCAGAGAGGGAGTATTTTTAGATACTGGTAATTATGATAACCAAGGATTTAATATTGAAGGGAAGACCTTAGGAATCTTTGGAATGGGGAGCATAGGTCAACTAGTAGCCCAATTTGCTCAAGCTTTAGGAATGAAGATAATTTATCACAATCGCCATCAATTGAATGAAGATATTGAAAAGAAATTAAAGGCCAAGTATGTTGATTTTGATACATTGATTAAAGAAGCAGATTTCTTGAGTTTGCACGCACCTTTGACTAATGAAACTGAACATATTATTGATAAAGATGTATTTAAGAAAATGAAGAAGAATGCATTTTTAATTAATACAGCACGTGGAGCATTAGTAAATGAGGCAGACTTGCTTGATGCCTTAAAGCATGGAGAGATTGAAGGAGCAGGTTTAGATGTATTTGAAGGTGAGCCATATATTAATCCTGAATTTTCTAAATTAGATAATACAATTTTGACGCCTCATGTTGGTTCTGCTACTCATGTTGGCCGTTATAATTTAACTAAAGAAGCTGCTGACAATATTATTTCATTCTTTGTTGATCAAAAAGCAATTAATCAGGTTAATTAA
- the yidA gene encoding sugar-phosphatase, whose protein sequence is MREIKLIAIDIDGTLVNSKKEITPSVKEAIQKAKENGKKIVVCTGRPLSGAQRYLNELGLNHQDNQYVVSFNGAVVESTNGEVIFKKGLDYQEYIDLEAIARKLNLHFHAVSLDRLYTANRNIGHYTIYNSRVVKLEVAYRTPEEMKKIPIIKCMYIDEPKYLDSKLTSPLFDSMKNRVVFSKTEPFYYEATAAGVDKGSGLKTLCDYLGIKQENVMALGDQANDMPMLKYAGLGVAMGNAVEVTKKIADKVTTDCDHDGVAKAINEIL, encoded by the coding sequence GTGAGAGAAATAAAATTAATTGCGATTGATATTGATGGTACTTTGGTGAATTCTAAAAAAGAAATTACTCCTTCAGTAAAAGAAGCAATCCAAAAGGCTAAGGAAAACGGAAAGAAGATTGTAGTCTGTACTGGACGCCCATTGTCTGGTGCTCAACGTTATTTAAATGAGTTAGGACTTAATCATCAAGATAATCAATATGTGGTTAGCTTTAATGGGGCAGTCGTTGAATCGACTAATGGAGAAGTAATTTTCAAAAAGGGGTTGGATTATCAAGAATACATTGATTTAGAAGCGATTGCTCGAAAATTAAATCTCCATTTTCATGCAGTAAGCTTGGATCGTCTGTATACTGCAAATAGAAATATAGGTCATTATACGATTTATAATTCTCGCGTAGTAAAATTAGAGGTGGCTTATCGAACTCCGGAGGAAATGAAAAAAATTCCGATTATTAAATGTATGTATATTGATGAGCCCAAATATTTGGATAGTAAATTAACTAGCCCATTATTTGATTCAATGAAAAATCGAGTTGTATTTTCAAAAACTGAGCCGTTTTATTATGAAGCGACTGCTGCAGGCGTAGATAAAGGAAGCGGCTTAAAAACTCTGTGTGATTATTTAGGAATAAAACAAGAAAATGTGATGGCTTTAGGTGATCAAGCTAATGATATGCCAATGCTAAAATATGCTGGTCTTGGTGTAGCTATGGGGAACGCTGTAGAAGTTACGAAAAAGATAGCTGATAAAGTTACCACTGATTGTGATCATGACGGGGTAGCAAAAGCAATCAATGAAATTTTGTAA